Proteins encoded in a region of the Megalops cyprinoides isolate fMegCyp1 chromosome 3, fMegCyp1.pri, whole genome shotgun sequence genome:
- the st14b gene encoding ST14 transmembrane serine protease matriptase b — MDPLDSGMRYSPRAPDPEWDTSIQFLPASNSKKLEKKRVGKVGIAIIVVIVAAVIALIIGLVVWHFQYRRAQKVQKIYSGSMRITNQMFQEDYENPNSTAFRNLAFQVEKQLKSIYSKTAPLSKYYKGSTVQALSEGGDANEHSVTAYYLSEFNVPNEQAEAVDKAMTSRFQVSESRGGRMGRRPVNTLQFEDIVSGAVDARMVRTTLKNRQRYSYHTHKDRTDILESPGFPDNPYPPNLYVEWELRADVGNRIKLEFVNFNLENDCGKDFMKVYDSLVAIEQRVMAEKCGYYAPNEPLTFISSGNVMLVTLVTNEEKNFPGFRAQFSQVPRENIVCGGKLTGLKGTFTSPNYPSYYPPLMKCSWDIKVPEGKYVKVQFNKFLMTEPGQGNKQCLKDSLEINKTKLCGSKLQNTVIPSTSNTMILMFISDQSYVDRGFSATYEAFDPSDPCPAKFKCANNICINLSLKCDGWNDCGDNSDEKNCQCEDSQITCKNSLCKPKFWQCDGVNDCGDNTDEDNCGGCKSDEFTCRNERCISAKKACDGTDDCGDGTDELGCTRNSVLPCTEYTYKCKDNKCISKQNPMCDGAKDCEDGSDEANCECGTLEFVPRKSRIVGGDAALEGEWPWQVSLHVKGMGHVCGASVINNRWLVTAAHCVQDNDKVKYSQPQTWEAYLGLHVQQKPSQNTLQRNLKQIIPHPYYNTYTFDNDIALMELDTPVPLSQYIWPICLPPSTYDFPAGESVWITGWGATREGGSGATVLQKAEVRIINSTVCNQLMGGQITSRMLCAGVLKGGVDACQGDSGGPLSYKDSNNRQYLAGVVSWGDGCARRNKPGIYTRVTEFRAWIKEKTGV, encoded by the exons ATGGACCCTCTGGATTCTGGAATGCGGTACAGCCCGAGAGCCCCG GACCCCGAATGGGACACTTCCATCCAGTTCCTGCCTGCCTCCAACTCCAAGAAGCTGGAGAAGAAGAGGGTGGGGAAAGTTGGCATTGCCATCATCGTGGTGATCGTAGCTGCTGTCATCGCGCTCATCATAGGACTAGTGGTCTGGCATTTCCAAT ATCGCAGGGCCCAGAAGGTCCAGAAGATATACAGCGGCTCCATGAGGATCACTAACCAGATGTTCCAGGAGGACTATGAGAACCCCAACAGCACAGCCTTCAGAAACCTGGCGTTCCAGGTGGAGAAGCAG CTGAAGAGCATCTATTCCAAAACAGCACCACTGTCCAAATATTACAAGGGGTCCACAGTGCAAGCCTTGAG TGAAGGTGGCGACGCAAATGAACACTCGGTGACCGCCTATTACCTGTCAGAGTTCAACGTGCCGAATGAGCAGGCGGAGGCCGTGGACAAGGCCATGACGTCCCGCTTCCAGGTGTCCGAATCTCGGGGGGGGCGCATGGGTCGCAGACCTGTGAACACCCTGCAATTCGAGGACATTGTGTCAGGAG CTGTGGATGCCCGCATGGTCAGGACCACCTTGAAAA acCGGCAGAGGTACTCCTACCACACCCACAAAGACCGGACGGACATCCTGGAGTCGCCTGGCTTCCCGGACAACCCGTACCCCCCAAACCTCTATGTCGAGTGGGAGCTGCGGGCGGACGTGGGCAACAGGATCAAGCTGGAGTTCGTCAACTTCAACCTGGAGAACGACTGCGGGAAGGACTTCATGAAGGTGTACGACTCGCTGGTCGCCATCGAGCAGCGCGTCATGGCAGA GAAGTGTGGCTACTATGCTCCCAACGAGCCACTGACCTTCATCTCCTCCGGGAACGTCATGCTGGTCACGCTGGTCACCAACGAGGAGAAGAACTTCCCTGGCTTCAGGGCCCAGTTCAGCCAGGTCCCTCGGGAGAATATAG TGTGTGGCGGTAAGCTAACGGGACTCAAGGGAACCTTCACATCACCCAACTATCCTTCCTACTACCCTCCCCTCATGAAGTGTTCCTGGGACATCAAG GTCCCAGAGGGGAAGTATGTCAAGGTACAGTTCAACAAGTTCTTAATGACGGAGCCAGGACAGGGCAACAAGCAATGTCTCAAGGACTCCCTGGAGATCAACAAAACCAA GCTGTGTGGATCAAAGCTCCAAAACACTGTGATCCCTAGCACTAGCAACACCATGATACTGATGTTCATCTCTGACCAGTCTTATGTGGACCGGGGCTTCAGTGCCACATACGAGGCCTTTGACCCCTCAGACC CCTGTCCAGCCAAGTTTAAGTGTGCCAACAACATCTGCATTAACCTCAGCCTGAAGTGTGACGGCTGGAATGACTGTGGAGACAACAGTGATGAGAAGAACTGCC agTGTGAGGATTCTCAGATCACCTGTAAGAACTCTCTATGCAAGCCCAAGTTCTGGCAGTGTGACGGTGTCAATGACTGCGGAGACAACACGGATGAAGATAACTGTG GGGGCTGTAAATCTGACGAGTTCACCTGCCGGAACGAGCGCTGCATCTCGGCGAAGAAGGCCTGCGATGGCACTGACGACTGCGGCGATGGCACCGACGAACTGGGCTGCACAAGAA ACTCAGTCCTCCCGTGCACAGAGTACACCTACAAGTGCAAGGACAACAAGTGCATCAGCAAGCAGAACCCGATGTGCGACGGCGCGAAGGACTGTGAAGACGGCTCGGACGAGGCTAACTGCG AGTGTGGCACGCTGGAATTTGTGCCCCGCAAGTCTCGCATTGTGGGCGGGGACGCCGCCCTGGAGGGGGAGTGGCCATGGCAGGTCAGCCTCCACGTCAAGGGAATGGGTCACGTGTGCGGTGCCTCCGTCATCAACAACCGCTGGCTCGTCACCGCTGCTCACTGCGTGCAGGACAACGACAAGGTCAA GTATTCTCAGCCACAAACCTGGGAGGCCTACCTGGGACTGCACGTTCAGCAGAAGCCCAGCCAGAATACGCTCCAGAGGAACCTGAAGCAGATCATCCCCCACCCGTACTACAACACCTACACCTTCGACAACGACATCGCCCTAATGGAGCTGGACACCCCTGTGCCCCTCAGCCAGTACATCTGGCCAATCTGCCTGCCCCCTTCCACCTACGACTTCCCTGCAGGAGAGTCCGTTTGGATCACAGGCTGGGGTGCCACCCGAGAGGGcg GCTCTGGTGCGACCGTGCTTCAGAAGGCCGAGGTTCGCATCATTAACAGCACGGTGTGTAACCAGCTGATGGGCGGGCAGATCACCTCACGCATGCTGTGCGCTGGCGTGCTGAAAGGGGGCGTGGACGCTTGCCAG GGGGACTCCGGGGGGCCGCTGTCTTATAAGGACTCTAACAACCGGCAGTACCTGGCTGGGGTGGTGAGCTGGGGGGACGGCTGCGCCCGCAGGAACAAGCCCGGCATCTACACGCGGGTCACCGAATTCCGCGCCTGGATCAAGGAGAAGACAGGGGTttag